A single Gemmatimonadota bacterium DNA region contains:
- a CDS encoding Ldh family oxidoreductase codes for MKGFAVPKFQAKALRRIGYELFEAAGCTPEDTRTVVDHLVESNLFGHDSHGAIRFYEYARAVREGRFQPRAVPVVVEEYPCLAVVDAKGAMGQVGATFAAKLASEKARIHGVGCVALRNTSHIGRAGAYPLMAAREGLIGLIFVNAGHLGYQIAPFGGIDGRLSTNPIAFAAPRREAEPILVDMTTSVVAEGKVRVATNSGYQVPEGWLIDSEGNPTVDPGDFSADPPGAILPMGGVVAHKGFALSLVVELLGGTLSGQGCAAGERQMISNGVLLTVYDIAHFTDREAYYDEVEALIRHVKSSRVAPGFEEILLPGEPEFRSAMQRKMEGIEVDDTTWSMICEEARVVGLEPQRWEAERCVG; via the coding sequence ATGAAAGGGTTTGCCGTGCCTAAATTTCAAGCGAAGGCTTTGCGCCGGATTGGTTACGAGCTTTTCGAAGCTGCCGGGTGTACGCCCGAGGACACGAGGACCGTCGTGGACCACCTTGTCGAGTCGAATCTCTTCGGTCACGACTCTCACGGCGCCATCCGGTTCTACGAGTATGCCCGGGCGGTCCGGGAAGGGCGGTTCCAGCCCCGGGCGGTTCCGGTGGTCGTCGAGGAGTATCCCTGCCTGGCTGTTGTGGATGCGAAGGGGGCGATGGGACAGGTGGGCGCGACCTTTGCAGCAAAGCTGGCCAGTGAGAAGGCCCGGATACACGGCGTCGGTTGCGTCGCGCTGCGGAATACCAGCCATATAGGCCGGGCTGGTGCGTATCCGCTCATGGCCGCCCGGGAAGGATTGATTGGTCTGATCTTTGTGAATGCCGGGCACCTGGGTTATCAGATCGCCCCTTTTGGGGGAATTGACGGACGCCTGAGCACCAATCCGATCGCATTTGCTGCCCCCCGACGGGAGGCAGAGCCGATTCTGGTGGACATGACGACTTCGGTGGTGGCAGAAGGAAAGGTGCGGGTGGCGACCAACAGCGGGTACCAGGTCCCCGAGGGTTGGCTGATCGATTCGGAGGGGAATCCGACCGTGGATCCGGGAGATTTTTCGGCCGATCCGCCGGGTGCAATTCTCCCTATGGGCGGCGTGGTTGCCCACAAAGGCTTTGCGTTGAGCCTGGTGGTGGAGCTTTTGGGAGGCACTCTCAGCGGGCAGGGATGCGCTGCCGGCGAGCGCCAGATGATCAGCAACGGCGTGCTTTTGACGGTGTACGACATTGCGCACTTTACCGACCGGGAGGCCTACTACGACGAGGTGGAAGCATTGATCCGGCACGTGAAGTCGAGCCGCGTGGCCCCTGGATTTGAGGAAATCCTGCTGCCCGGAGAGCCGGAGTTCCGCAGCGCGATGCAGCGGAAGATGGAGGGGATCGAGGTAGATGATACGACCTGGTCGATGATCTGCGAGGAAGCGCGCGTCGTCGGGCTGGAACCCCAGCGGTGGGAAGCCGAGCGGTGTGTCGGTTGA
- a CDS encoding cytochrome c3 family protein — translation MAQLFPRGSNAYARISIVVVLVVVGTGLTILLNTNRLHYTSDVLVAKKQPVPFSHKHHVAGVGLDCRYCHTSVEESSFANIPPVETCMTCHSQIWTESPLLEPIRESYRTGNPIEWVRIHDLPDFVYFNHSIHVHKGIGCQTCHGQVDQMPLMWKVNTLNMEWCLECHRAPEKYVRPREEVFNMAWKPMDERGHAVSQALLGAQLVQDYDINPSTDCSTCHR, via the coding sequence ATGGCGCAGCTTTTTCCGCGTGGCAGTAACGCGTATGCCAGAATCAGTATTGTCGTGGTTCTGGTTGTTGTTGGAACGGGCCTCACCATTCTGCTCAACACCAACCGATTACACTACACATCCGATGTCCTGGTCGCAAAAAAACAGCCGGTTCCCTTCAGTCACAAACACCACGTGGCCGGCGTGGGCCTCGACTGTCGCTATTGTCACACTTCTGTAGAAGAATCTTCCTTCGCCAATATCCCCCCTGTTGAAACCTGCATGACCTGCCATTCTCAGATCTGGACAGAAAGCCCCCTTCTCGAACCCATCCGCGAAAGTTATCGCACGGGTAATCCCATAGAGTGGGTTCGCATTCACGATCTCCCCGATTTTGTCTATTTCAATCACAGCATTCACGTTCACAAAGGCATCGGATGTCAAACCTGTCACGGGCAGGTCGATCAAATGCCGCTGATGTGGAAAGTGAACACCCTCAATATGGAATGGTGTCTGGAATGTCACCGGGCACCCGAAAAATATGTGCGTCCCCGCGAAGAAGTTTTCAATATGGCCTGGAAACCAATGGATGAACGCGGACATGCGGTCTCTCAAGCCCTGCTGGGCGCACAACTGGTTCAAGACTACGATATTAACCCTTCCACGGATTGCTCGACATGTCATCGATGA
- a CDS encoding CPBP family intramembrane metalloprotease, producing MAVLRIGDMNEITEQTDKMGKAFLDLANRGETRWIRYILTLLIVIATWTFGSGVVLFSVYGSEPEGLPMDGTNPFLDFIALNLLFVTVLVGLWIGLRNAHKRSFRTLITPRNHIRWGRIFQGFGLQMGLGIVFAAIDALLFPDNYSYSLDPERFYKFAILVLLLTPFQTTTEELLTRSYFLQMLGHFTRHPIVLVILNALPFALFHLMNPEIAAYGVAPMLISYFVVGAFLALVTLKDNGAELAIGIHAANNMFAAVLVNYEGSALSTNAIFMIQEVNVWSGTVAYIVSAAIMYWILFRSKRPVP from the coding sequence ATGGCAGTGTTGCGGATTGGTGATATGAACGAAATAACAGAACAAACCGATAAAATGGGCAAGGCGTTTCTCGATCTCGCCAATCGGGGTGAAACGCGCTGGATACGATATATTTTAACACTGCTGATTGTTATTGCCACCTGGACTTTTGGCAGTGGTGTAGTCCTGTTCAGTGTTTATGGCTCTGAACCCGAAGGGTTGCCCATGGATGGCACAAATCCTTTTCTGGATTTTATTGCCCTCAACTTGCTCTTTGTCACGGTGCTGGTCGGTCTGTGGATTGGCCTTCGCAACGCACATAAACGCTCTTTCCGCACACTTATTACGCCGCGCAATCACATCCGCTGGGGCCGCATATTTCAGGGTTTTGGTTTGCAGATGGGTCTGGGTATTGTCTTCGCCGCTATTGACGCCCTGCTCTTTCCCGATAACTACTCTTATTCCCTGGATCCCGAACGCTTTTACAAATTCGCCATTCTCGTCCTGCTCCTCACGCCTTTCCAGACTACTACCGAAGAATTGCTCACGCGCAGTTATTTTTTGCAAATGCTCGGGCACTTCACGCGTCATCCCATTGTTCTCGTTATTCTCAATGCCTTGCCTTTTGCCCTGTTCCATTTGATGAATCCCGAGATCGCGGCGTATGGCGTAGCACCCATGTTGATTTCCTACTTTGTCGTCGGTGCATTTCTCGCCCTCGTCACGCTCAAGGATAATGGTGCAGAACTTGCCATTGGCATTCATGCCGCGAATAACATGTTTGCAGCGGTCCTCGTCAATTACGAAGGCTCCGCGCTATCTACCAACGCCATTTTTATGATACAGGAGGTCAATGTTTGGTCCGGTACGGTTGCCTACATTGTCTCAGCAGCTATTATGTATTGGATATTGTTCCGCAGTAAACGACCAGTCCCTTGA
- the dgoD gene encoding galactonate dehydratase: MKIAKIEQFFPRRRMRLIKITTDTGIVGWGETTLEGKPRSTWAAVEELADYLIGKDPLRIEHHWQHIYRSAFYRGGNVLMTALSGIDQALWDIAGKYFNVPTYQLLGGPVRDRIRVYAHWGIRDSSERGLDAARERLEMLQEKGGYKAFKSGPGGKWRAHEPPEVIDRFVKCAYTMREWVGDDCELCFDFHGKMTPALAVEICHEIKGMRPMFVEEPVPQENVDALKHVSDHVPFPIATGERLLSRWEFRTVFEKNAVAYIQPDGSHAGGISELKRIANMAEVYYMHIMPHCAIGPVAFSACMQVDAVVPNFLIQEQVDAGLGEDLLQDPWVVRDGHIDLPTRPGLGFDLIPTEAEQNIGVYEEELGGEYFYENDGSVADW, from the coding sequence ATGAAAATCGCCAAAATTGAACAATTCTTTCCCCGCCGAAGGATGCGCTTGATCAAAATTACGACCGATACCGGTATTGTAGGCTGGGGAGAGACCACCCTTGAAGGCAAACCGAGGAGTACCTGGGCTGCCGTAGAAGAACTCGCGGATTATCTGATTGGGAAAGACCCTCTGCGCATTGAGCACCACTGGCAACATATTTACCGCTCCGCTTTCTATCGTGGGGGCAATGTGCTTATGACGGCTCTTTCGGGTATTGATCAGGCGCTTTGGGATATTGCGGGCAAATACTTCAATGTGCCGACCTATCAGCTTCTCGGCGGACCGGTGCGCGATCGCATTCGCGTTTATGCCCATTGGGGGATTCGCGATAGTTCAGAACGCGGGTTGGATGCTGCGCGTGAGCGTCTCGAAATGCTACAAGAAAAAGGGGGGTACAAAGCTTTTAAATCGGGACCAGGCGGCAAGTGGCGTGCCCATGAACCTCCTGAGGTGATCGACCGCTTTGTCAAATGTGCCTATACCATGCGCGAGTGGGTTGGCGATGACTGCGAACTCTGTTTTGATTTTCACGGCAAGATGACGCCTGCGCTCGCCGTGGAAATCTGCCACGAGATCAAAGGCATGCGTCCCATGTTTGTCGAAGAACCCGTGCCGCAGGAAAATGTCGATGCGCTCAAACACGTTTCCGACCATGTGCCCTTTCCCATTGCTACGGGTGAGCGCCTGCTTTCGCGTTGGGAATTTCGCACTGTGTTTGAAAAAAATGCCGTTGCCTATATCCAGCCCGACGGCTCGCATGCAGGCGGTATTTCCGAACTCAAGCGCATTGCGAACATGGCCGAAGTGTATTACATGCATATTATGCCGCACTGTGCTATTGGGCCAGTCGCTTTTTCCGCGTGTATGCAGGTTGATGCCGTTGTGCCCAATTTTCTCATTCAAGAGCAAGTCGATGCGGGTTTGGGTGAGGATCTGCTGCAAGACCCCTGGGTTGTCAGAGATGGACATATTGATTTGCCCACCAGACCCGGCCTGGGTTTTGACCTCATTCCCACAGAAGCCGAACAAAATATCGGGGTTTACGAAGAAGAACTCGGCGGGGAATATTTTTACGAAAACGATGGCAGTGTTGCGGATTGGTGA